The sequence AAGCAGTACGATTATAATTACGCACACTAAACCCATCAGCATGAAAAAGCATTTAACTCTCCTTTTTGTAGTGCTGCTGGGCATAGTGTCCCACACCCAAGCCCAAAGCACCAGTCAAAACTATGTGCGCACGCGGGTGCCGCGCACCCCCATCAAAACCACGGGCCGGCTGGATACGCTAACTACGAATAAAGATTCGGTGCAAAGCACCATCCAATATTTAGACGGGCTGGGCAGGCCCATCCAAACCGTGCAGGTATACGGCAGCCCTAACGGGCAGGACCTGGTGCAGCCCCAGGCCTACGACCAGTTTGGCCGCGAACCCATCAAATACCAGCCCTACAGCGTAACACCCGCCACGGCCGGCATGTACCAGGGCACCGCCCTGAGCGGCACCGGCGGCTATACCGGCAGCCAGCAGTACAGCTTTTACCAGATCACCGGGCAAAGCTATGCCCCTACCACCACGCCCTACGCAGTAACCGTGTTCGAACTTTCGCCATTGCAAAGGCCGGTAGAACAGGGCGCCCCCGGCAATGCCTGGCAACCCTACAGCGGCAGTATCACGGGTAGCGGGCATACCGTAAAAATGGCCTATGCCAATAACAACAACACCGCGCTAAGCGATACGTCTGGTACCCGCATCGTAGCCCTGTATACCGCCGCCATTAACAGCAACGGCAGCCGCACGCTGAACCGGGCCGGCAGCAATACCGCCGTATACGGCGCCAACCAGCTGAGTGTAACGATCAGCAAAGACGAGAACTGGCAAAGCGGCCGGGCCGGCACGGTAGAAGAATACAAAGACAAGGCCGGCCGCGTAGTACTGAAACGGACGTTCAACTGGAAAAGCAGCACGCTGGAGATCCTTTCTACCTATTACGTATACGATGATAAAGGCCTTTTGGCTTATGTACTGCCACCCGGTGCTGCTCCCGATGCCACGGGGGCTATCAGCGGTACCACGCTCAGTAACTTTTGCTACCAGTACCGTTACGACGGCCGGGGGCGGCTGACCGAAAAGAAGCTGCCGGGCAAGGGCTGGGACTTTGTGGTGTATAACACCCTTGATCAGGTGGTAGCCACGCAGGACAGCAACCAGCGGGTGAACAACCAGTGGCTGTTTACTAAGTACGATGTATTGGGGCGTACCGCTTTGACCGGGGTATGGGATAACAGCAATACGGCCATCAGCCGCAGCGACCTGCAAAGCACCATAGACGGGCAAACTATCCTTTGGGAGGAGGCTATCACCACCGGCCTGGGTTATACGGCCAATGCCTGGCCCGGGAGTTATACTACCCGCTTAAGCCTTAATTATTACGATAACTACACTTTCCCGGGTTACCCCTATGCACCCTGGGGTAGCGGGACAATGGCCCAGCCCCGTGGCCTGCCTACCGGCAGCCAGATTACGGTAATGAACCCCGACGGAACCTTTATAGACGGCTTATTTACAGTAAGCCATTATGATGCCGAAGGCCGCGTGGCCCAAACCAGCAAGCAGCATTACCTGGGCGGGCACGCCGGCTACAGTTATGGTAATTACGATGTGAACTTGCCCACATATGATTTTAACGACCAGGTGGTAGCGAACAGCCGTTACCATGTAGTGAATTATGCGGTACCACTGGCTGTAGGTAACGTGTTTTATTACGACCACATGGGCCGCCGGGTTGCCCTGTACGAAGAGATCGTTTCGGGGAGCACCTCCAACCCCATTACGCTTATTGCCGTTAACCTGTACAACGAACTTGGCCAACTGAGGATAAAAGGCCTGCACAGCACCAATAATGGCGCCAGCTTTTTACAAAATTTGGGCTACACCTATAACCCGCGGGGCTGGCTTGGCACCATTAACAGCAGCGGCAATTTGTTTAACGAGGAATTATACTACGAAAGCCCCTCCACGGGCAAGCAGTATAACGGCAATATCAGCAAAATGCTGTACAGCGGTAGCTACAGCGGCAGCAAAAGTTTTACTTACACTTATGATAAGCTGAACCGGCTCACCAATGCCACCTCAACCGGGAATACGCTGGATGAAGGACTCACCTACGACGTGATGGGCAATATTACCAACCTGACCAGGGGCGGGCAAAGCTATTCTTCGCTCTCCTACGGGTATACGGGTAATCAACTAACCGGCGTAACAGGAAGTAGTTTTACCACAAGAACCTACGCTTACGATGGCAACGGCAACGCTACCAGTGATGGGGGTAGTAAGACGATTGATTACAACTTGCTCAACCTGCCCCGGAAAGTAAGGAATGGCAGTACTGAACTGGCTAATTATACCTATGATGCCACCGGCAGGAAGCTGAGCAATACCAGTACCGCCAGCGGGATGAATGATGGTACCTGGGAGTATATCGACGGGATCGTTTACCACAATGGTTCAGTGGCTTTTATCTCCACTGAAGAAGGACGCGCTGTCCCCAATGGTGGCGGTAACTATGTTTACCAATACAACTTAAAAGATCATTTGGGCAATGTACGTTCTACCTTTTACAGTAATAGTGGCACAGCTACCGTTTTACAGGAGGATGAGTATTATTCATTCGGGTTAAGACATGGGCTTTACGATGCTTCTAACAATAATCGTTACCTTTATAATGGGAAGGAGGTACAGACTGACCTTGCTAACCAGTATGATTACGGTGCACGTTTCTACGACCCTGTAATTGCGAGGTGGACTGCTATTGATCCTCTTGCGGAGAAAAATAGCCGATGGACACCCTATAATTATGCGGTTAATAACCCTATTAGGTTTATAGACCCTGATGGTCGAGATACTGCTCAAAGAAACGCAGCTGTTAGGGAGGCAGGGAGATGGGTAGCAGGAAATGATAATGGAAAAGGTAATACGTATAGGTTAGGTGCGAAAGGCGAGGATGGCCCCGGTTCCGAAATCGACTGTTCTGGATTAATTACAAAAGTTGTCGTTGCTGGAGGCGAAAAAGACCCTAACCACGGAAAAAGTAATGGTATAACCAATATTGACAAGAATCTACCAAATGTTGATCCAGAAGATGTAGTACCAGGAAATGTCGTCACATTAAATGGCAATAAGCATGGGGGACTTATTACTTTGGTCCAAAGGGATAAAGATGGCAATTTTGTAAACTTACAGATGACGGATTCAGGTGGAGATCCCTCAAGTGGAACTTCTGGACCGAGGGTAAGCAACCTTATACAGAATGGAAAAGTTATGTATTGGGGAAAGCGAATTGTAAGTTTTAATAAATTTGATACTAAACCTGATGCACCGGCATCAGCACCATCCAATAATAAACCCCAACAACAAAGCCAAGGCGGTTTATGGAATTCAATAAAGAGTAGTGTAGTTAATACTTTTAATTACATAATGGATAATATGTAACATATCTAAATTGCAGAAAATGAATAAACGACTTTTAATATTACTTCTAATCGCAACAGCCACATGGACAAGTTGCAACAGCAGCTCGACCAAGAGTTCATCCGACTCTTTAAACAATACTGGCGATACGTCCAAAGCAGTAGCAGATGCTAAACAGAAAGCGATTGATGCTCAAATGGCTAAAGGCAATCGCTCCGATAGTGAAGAAGAAACACCTTCGCAATCGGATGAAAAAAATAGAATATTAAAAAGCTATGATGATGTTAAAACAATTGATACCATGTTAGTTAATGGTAATGACAGCTTAAACTTTCATCTAAAATATTATTGTCTGAAGAACACCAATTTATTGGTACCCAAGTCATATGATATTGATAAGAGCGCTCCCAAAGACTTCTTAACACATGAATTTGCATCAGATGTGTTACTTGTCAATAAGAGAGATACTGTTTTGAAAAAGCAGTTTAGAGCAAGCGATTTCGCCCCCTACTTTAAAGATGAATTCGGAGGTAACCTAAAAAAATATGGTACTATATTGATGCCCAATCTTTCGCGGAGAAATAAAGATAAAAGTCAAATAGTACTGGTTTATTCTCTTGCAATACCTACAACAGATATAGGAAAAGGGGTATTCTTAATCATCTCAAAAAATGGTGATTATAAAGTGGTTGAAAATTACAATGGCCAATGAAAAAGCTTATCCTATTACTACTACTAAGCATGGCTTTTACAGTTCATGCGCAAACAGCGCAGCAGGACAGTGCCCACAGTGCCTATCACCTGAAGCACAAAAAAGACCCCAAGCAGCATAATCCCTATGCGTTTGCGGACAGTGCAACAGGCAAAAAGCCAGCTGCAAAGCCGAAGAAAAAAACAAACTGATACCAATGACAAAGCCCCTAAAATCGGGGCTTTGTTCGTTTATAGCAATTCTTACTTTACATATTCCTGGATATGCCTTTTGGTTAGAAAGGCGTCAATAAAAACTTTCACAATATGCTTATCTTCAGCGTTCAATAACTCCACTTCTTTAAACTGTTTAAGCAGTTCCCGGTCGGTCAACTGTGCCGTCACTGCCGGGTCATCCACATCCTCATTTACCAGATAATCGGCAGTCGTATCCAGCGCTTTGGCCAGCTTAGAAAGCATATCTGCTGCCGGTTTAGCTTTGCCTATCTCATAGCGGCCAATCTGCACATAGGTCAGCCCGACGATTGCGCCAAGCTCTGCTTGCTTCAGTCTTTTTTGGGTACGTAGTTCCCTGATCCGGCTTCCTAAACTCATTTTTCCTTTATTCCTTTAACTTCAAAAATACTAAGAATGATACATAAAATGCGTGGTAAAATACAAACGAGTATCACTTGCTTTTATGAAAGCATCATCATTATAATTGCCGAATAAAAAAGTATTATATAAGCACATAATAAATGAATGTAATACCAAAGTTAATTACAGATAATCCAGAGTTGTTACTTTATATTGATGGCAAATCGCATACAACAGTCCTGGGCGGTATTAAACTGACCGGCTTCGACCGCTTAAAAGTAACATTGAAGATAGTCTTTGGTGGCAACACCATCAAAGCCTTTCGCCATAACCTCGACCTGTATAACAGCGTGCAGTGTGAGCACCTGGTGGAAAAGGCTTCCGAGGCGCTGGACGTTGCTGCCGCTGAACTGGCCGGGATCATCAGCCGCCTGACCACTGCACTGGAAGATTACCGGTCCGAACGGCTCGAAGCCATGAAGCCAAAGCAGGCGGAAAAAAAGCAGCTCACCGAGGCTGAGCGTAAGATCGCCCTGCAATACCTGAAAGCGCCAGGCCTGCTCGGACGGACCCGGCAGGCGATCTCAGCCAGCGGTATTGTCGGTGAAGAAGTGAACAGCCTGATCGCCTACCTGATCTACACGTCCAGAAAGCGGAATACACCGCTGCACCTGATGTGCCTGGGGCCGTCCGGCACCGGCAAGACCTGGCTGCAGGAACGGGTCAGCGAACTGATCCCCGAAGAAGATAAGTTGGAGATCACCATGCTCTCCATGAATGCCTTTTACTACTTCGGTAAGGATGAACTTAAAAATAAGCTGCTGTTGATCGAGGACATGGACGGTGCGGATAACGTGCTGTACCCGCTCCGGGAACTGCAAAGCAAACGCCGGATCAGCAAGACCGTCACCCTAAAGGACAGCAAGGGTAACCTGAAAACGGTTACGCTTAACGTGGAGGGGCCGGTATGTGTCAGCGGCTGCACCACCCGCGAACAGCTTTATGAGGATAACGCCAACCGCTGTATCCTGCTGTACACGGACGATAGCCCTGAACAGGATAAGAGGATCATGGACTACCAGCGCAAGCAAAGCGCCGGGCTGGTTGATCAGCAGGCTGAGCGCAACGTGCGTGAGCAGCTGAAGAACGTGCAGCGCCTGCTGCAGCCGGTCAGCGTTAAAAACCCGTTCGCTACCTACCTGCAACTGCCGGAGGCCATCTTCAAGCCCAGGCGCACCATGCTGCTGCTTTTGTTATTCACCGAAACCATTACGTTCTACCACCAGTATCAGCGGGAATTGCAAACCGATACCACTACCGGTGAGCAGTACGTAGAAACTACGATTGAAGATATTGAGGTTGCCTTTTCGCTGCTGGAAACGACCTTGCTCAAAAAGAGCGACGAGTTAAACGATGCCTGCCGTTCATTCTTTGAAAAACTGAAAGCCTGGCTAAGGCAAAACGATAGCGAAACCTTTTACAGCAAGGAAGTGCGCCCGGTCTTTCGCCTCAGCCCAAGCAGTCTGAGCCGTTATCTGTACGAACTGGAACGCATGGGTTATATCAAGATCGCGCGTGGCAGCCGCTATAAAGGCTTTGAATACAAGGTACAAAGCTGGGATGATCTGGAAAACCTGACCAATGATGCCCATGAAATGATGGAGAATATCCTGGCTGAGATACGTAAGGTAAATCATAGTAGCCCAGGTGTAGCCCAAAGCCCTGATGGGTTACATAAAGTACAGAAAACCAGCAAGAAAACCGCAGTAGCCCAACAACAATAAAAAATGCAAGGCACCTTAATAAATCCGCTGTATATCCGGCTGCATGCAGGCTTTACCCAATGGCTCCGGATACTCAACTTTGAACCTACCAGCCCTCGTGATATGCCTAAAATGCTGGCCGAGTTCTTACTTTATTTAGAAGCCCAGGGATGCGACCACCCGCATGATATACAGCCCGAACACCTTAAAAAATACCTGGAATATCTGCACGAAAGACCGAGCCAGACCGCAGCCGGTGCGATCAGCCTGAACTACATCCGGAAACACTTACAGGTGATCCGTAAGTTCAGCCGTTACCTGATGGAGAGCGGCCAGCCCAGCTTTACTGTAAAGCTGCGCATTAAAGGCAAAAGCACCAATATCAAAAGCATACTGACCCTGGCCGAGATCAGCAAGCTTTATGATGTGGTTAAAGATGATATATATGGGTTAAGGGACAGGGCGATGCTTGCCCTGTATTACGGTTGCGGCCTGCGGAAAAATGAGGCGGTTAATATCAATGTCCGTGACATCCTGCCCGATAAAGAACTGGTTTACGTCCGCAAAGGCAAAGGTTATAAAGAGCGTTATGTGCCACTGGCCGGTACCGCTAAAACCGATCTGGAGAACTACATCCTGTATGCCCGGCCACACTTCGCAGGTGACAAAAAAGAAGACGCTTTACTGCTTAATGTCAGTGGTAAACGGCTCACCGGCCAAACCTGTTATGACCGCTTACAAACACTGAAAACAGCGGCGGCTATCCCTAAACCCGTGGGCCTGCACACCCTGCGGCACAGCATTGCCAGCCACCTGTTACATTCCGGTATGCAACTGGAGCAGATACAACGC comes from Mucilaginibacter mali and encodes:
- a CDS encoding P-loop NTPase family protein; the protein is MNVIPKLITDNPELLLYIDGKSHTTVLGGIKLTGFDRLKVTLKIVFGGNTIKAFRHNLDLYNSVQCEHLVEKASEALDVAAAELAGIISRLTTALEDYRSERLEAMKPKQAEKKQLTEAERKIALQYLKAPGLLGRTRQAISASGIVGEEVNSLIAYLIYTSRKRNTPLHLMCLGPSGTGKTWLQERVSELIPEEDKLEITMLSMNAFYYFGKDELKNKLLLIEDMDGADNVLYPLRELQSKRRISKTVTLKDSKGNLKTVTLNVEGPVCVSGCTTREQLYEDNANRCILLYTDDSPEQDKRIMDYQRKQSAGLVDQQAERNVREQLKNVQRLLQPVSVKNPFATYLQLPEAIFKPRRTMLLLLLFTETITFYHQYQRELQTDTTTGEQYVETTIEDIEVAFSLLETTLLKKSDELNDACRSFFEKLKAWLRQNDSETFYSKEVRPVFRLSPSSLSRYLYELERMGYIKIARGSRYKGFEYKVQSWDDLENLTNDAHEMMENILAEIRKVNHSSPGVAQSPDGLHKVQKTSKKTAVAQQQ
- a CDS encoding tyrosine-type recombinase/integrase, translated to MQGTLINPLYIRLHAGFTQWLRILNFEPTSPRDMPKMLAEFLLYLEAQGCDHPHDIQPEHLKKYLEYLHERPSQTAAGAISLNYIRKHLQVIRKFSRYLMESGQPSFTVKLRIKGKSTNIKSILTLAEISKLYDVVKDDIYGLRDRAMLALYYGCGLRKNEAVNINVRDILPDKELVYVRKGKGYKERYVPLAGTAKTDLENYILYARPHFAGDKKEDALLLNVSGKRLTGQTCYDRLQTLKTAAAIPKPVGLHTLRHSIASHLLHSGMQLEQIQRFLGHGSMESTQIYTHLQHEQKI
- a CDS encoding helix-turn-helix domain-containing protein; amino-acid sequence: MSLGSRIRELRTQKRLKQAELGAIVGLTYVQIGRYEIGKAKPAADMLSKLAKALDTTADYLVNEDVDDPAVTAQLTDRELLKQFKEVELLNAEDKHIVKVFIDAFLTKRHIQEYVK
- a CDS encoding DUF6443 domain-containing protein, whose protein sequence is MKKHLTLLFVVLLGIVSHTQAQSTSQNYVRTRVPRTPIKTTGRLDTLTTNKDSVQSTIQYLDGLGRPIQTVQVYGSPNGQDLVQPQAYDQFGREPIKYQPYSVTPATAGMYQGTALSGTGGYTGSQQYSFYQITGQSYAPTTTPYAVTVFELSPLQRPVEQGAPGNAWQPYSGSITGSGHTVKMAYANNNNTALSDTSGTRIVALYTAAINSNGSRTLNRAGSNTAVYGANQLSVTISKDENWQSGRAGTVEEYKDKAGRVVLKRTFNWKSSTLEILSTYYVYDDKGLLAYVLPPGAAPDATGAISGTTLSNFCYQYRYDGRGRLTEKKLPGKGWDFVVYNTLDQVVATQDSNQRVNNQWLFTKYDVLGRTALTGVWDNSNTAISRSDLQSTIDGQTILWEEAITTGLGYTANAWPGSYTTRLSLNYYDNYTFPGYPYAPWGSGTMAQPRGLPTGSQITVMNPDGTFIDGLFTVSHYDAEGRVAQTSKQHYLGGHAGYSYGNYDVNLPTYDFNDQVVANSRYHVVNYAVPLAVGNVFYYDHMGRRVALYEEIVSGSTSNPITLIAVNLYNELGQLRIKGLHSTNNGASFLQNLGYTYNPRGWLGTINSSGNLFNEELYYESPSTGKQYNGNISKMLYSGSYSGSKSFTYTYDKLNRLTNATSTGNTLDEGLTYDVMGNITNLTRGGQSYSSLSYGYTGNQLTGVTGSSFTTRTYAYDGNGNATSDGGSKTIDYNLLNLPRKVRNGSTELANYTYDATGRKLSNTSTASGMNDGTWEYIDGIVYHNGSVAFISTEEGRAVPNGGGNYVYQYNLKDHLGNVRSTFYSNSGTATVLQEDEYYSFGLRHGLYDASNNNRYLYNGKEVQTDLANQYDYGARFYDPVIARWTAIDPLAEKNSRWTPYNYAVNNPIRFIDPDGRDTAQRNAAVREAGRWVAGNDNGKGNTYRLGAKGEDGPGSEIDCSGLITKVVVAGGEKDPNHGKSNGITNIDKNLPNVDPEDVVPGNVVTLNGNKHGGLITLVQRDKDGNFVNLQMTDSGGDPSSGTSGPRVSNLIQNGKVMYWGKRIVSFNKFDTKPDAPASAPSNNKPQQQSQGGLWNSIKSSVVNTFNYIMDNM